A region of uncultured Carboxylicivirga sp. DNA encodes the following proteins:
- a CDS encoding DUF3098 domain-containing protein: MAKKENEQKFQFALGKQNYILLAIGFVIIIVGFLLMMGGRSEDPTVFNEEIYSFRRITLAPIIVLFGFFFEIFAIMKKPKLEE, translated from the coding sequence ATGGCAAAAAAAGAAAATGAGCAAAAATTTCAGTTTGCTTTAGGAAAACAAAACTATATTCTTCTTGCGATAGGATTTGTAATTATCATCGTAGGTTTTTTGCTGATGATGGGCGGAAGATCTGAGGATCCTACTGTTTTCAATGAAGAGATTTATAGTTTTAGACGAATCACTTTAGCGCCAATCATTGTGCTATTTGGTTTTTTCTTTGAGATCTTTGCCATCATGAAAAAACCAAAGTTAGAAGAATAA
- a CDS encoding undecaprenyl-diphosphate phosphatase, whose amino-acid sequence MGILEGLILGIIQGLTEFLPVSSSGHLEIVKALFGSNAIAEESMFMTVMLHGATALSTIVVFRKEIGEILGGLFQFKWNDQTIFSLKIIISMIPAAFVGVVFADQLETLFDSQIVLVGFMLLLTAALLFLADKAKTTEKGVSYSNAIVIGIAQAIAILPGISRSGATISTSVLLGIDRTRATRFSFLMVVPLILGKMAKDLLSSEFTIVGESAMPVIVGFIAAFITGLLACTWMIKLVRKSKLTYFSVYCAIVGMVAIICGLFC is encoded by the coding sequence ATGGGAATTTTAGAAGGGTTGATTCTTGGAATTATTCAGGGATTAACGGAATTTTTGCCTGTTAGTAGTAGCGGGCATCTTGAGATTGTAAAGGCTTTATTCGGATCAAATGCCATAGCAGAAGAAAGTATGTTTATGACTGTAATGTTGCATGGAGCCACGGCTTTAAGTACCATAGTTGTATTCCGAAAAGAGATAGGAGAAATTCTGGGTGGATTATTTCAGTTCAAATGGAATGATCAAACAATATTCTCTTTAAAAATTATAATTTCAATGATTCCTGCAGCTTTTGTCGGAGTTGTTTTTGCTGATCAGCTTGAAACTTTGTTTGATAGTCAAATTGTTCTGGTTGGATTCATGTTGTTATTAACAGCTGCATTGTTATTCTTAGCTGATAAAGCTAAGACAACTGAAAAAGGCGTTTCGTATTCAAATGCAATAGTTATTGGAATAGCTCAGGCAATTGCAATTTTACCGGGTATTTCGCGTTCAGGAGCCACCATCTCTACTTCTGTATTGTTGGGTATTGACAGGACACGAGCAACAAGGTTTTCATTTTTAATGGTGGTGCCTTTGATCTTAGGTAAGATGGCTAAGGATTTACTTTCAAGTGAATTTACTATTGTTGGTGAGTCTGCCATGCCTGTTATTGTTGGATTTATTGCTGCTTTTATTACCGGTTTACTGGCTTGTACTTGGATGATCAAATTAGTACGAAAAAGCAAGCTAACATATTTCTCAGTGTATTGTGCAATTGTTGGTATGGTCGCAATTATTTGCGGATTGTTTTGTTAG
- a CDS encoding lysylphosphatidylglycerol synthase transmembrane domain-containing protein: MALSKKTINIIKLILKLVFSSAAIYYIVSKLNLREVGDLIKTARLWYVFMAMLLYGLSQLLSSFRLNGLFKAIQLNIPHLSNIKLYWLGMFYNFFLPGGVGGDGYKVFYLHKRFKTPVKQLLGAVLADRVSGLSIILVYILGLVYFIEYDLPYKGWFFLLIPFVSFGFYLFLRIFNKKLTKAFGSVTFWSLIVQGIQMIAVLCLLKALGGQTKGHWDDYMFLFFLSTIASAIPITLGGIGAREVTFFKGAILLGINQEIAVAVSVLFYLNSLMISIPGIYYVFRVKRIFSEVDEVEVTEEK; encoded by the coding sequence ATGGCCTTATCTAAGAAAACAATTAATATCATAAAGCTCATTCTGAAACTTGTGTTTTCGAGTGCAGCAATTTATTACATAGTTTCTAAGCTTAATTTAAGAGAGGTAGGAGACCTGATTAAAACAGCCAGACTTTGGTATGTTTTTATGGCAATGTTGTTATATGGATTATCTCAACTGTTGAGTTCATTTCGTTTAAACGGATTATTTAAGGCAATTCAGTTAAATATTCCTCACTTGTCCAATATTAAATTGTATTGGTTAGGAATGTTTTATAATTTCTTTTTACCGGGAGGTGTAGGTGGCGATGGATACAAAGTTTTTTATCTTCATAAGAGATTTAAAACGCCTGTAAAGCAATTGCTTGGAGCTGTTCTGGCAGATAGGGTAAGTGGATTATCGATTATTCTGGTTTACATACTTGGCCTGGTTTATTTTATTGAATATGATCTGCCCTATAAAGGTTGGTTCTTTCTGTTAATTCCATTTGTGAGTTTTGGATTCTATCTTTTTCTGAGGATTTTTAATAAGAAGCTAACCAAGGCCTTTGGATCTGTTACTTTTTGGTCCTTAATTGTTCAGGGTATTCAAATGATTGCTGTTTTATGCCTGTTAAAAGCATTAGGCGGCCAAACCAAAGGTCATTGGGATGACTATATGTTTTTGTTTTTCTTATCCACAATAGCTTCTGCAATACCTATAACTTTGGGTGGCATTGGAGCGAGAGAGGTTACTTTTTTTAAAGGGGCAATACTTTTAGGCATTAATCAGGAAATCGCGGTGGCAGTTAGTGTACTTTTTTATTTAAATTCTCTGATGATATCCATACCTGGTATCTATTATGTCTTTAGGGTTAAGCGCATTTTTTCTGAAGTTGACGAGGTAGAAGTAACAGAAGAAAAATAG
- a CDS encoding NAD(P)/FAD-dependent oxidoreductase — protein sequence MENNFNLPKNNKKRVVIVGAGFAGLKLARKLRKSAFQVVVLDKQNYHQFQPLFYQVATSGIEPSSISFPVRKIFQKNTNLHFRQTQLLEVLPDEKKILTENGELSYDHLVIATGVSTNYFGSANLERYGLPMKTTAEAINLRNRILASFEKAILTEDVNEHTKLMSVVIVGGGPTGVELSGAIAEMRRFVLPKDYHELDFSKMKILLYEAGPRLLNGMSEKSGLKALEFLKELDVEVHLNTRIEDYDGEKISLSDQTEVFATNLLWTAGVSGKYIKGISKETYTPSNRLVVDSNNQVIGLDGVYAVGDIACVSDDKEYERGHPQVAQVAIQQADNLADNLMSIKQKPFKYKDKGSLATIGRNMAVADLPGMKFSGFIAWVLWLFVHLMAIVGVKNRFFIFVNWAQSYIWRDQSLRILIAPYNRNKKKSTNQQSVSAS from the coding sequence ATGGAAAACAATTTTAATCTACCCAAGAATAATAAGAAGAGGGTTGTTATAGTAGGAGCAGGATTTGCTGGTCTTAAACTGGCACGTAAACTCAGAAAATCAGCCTTTCAGGTTGTGGTGCTTGACAAGCAGAATTATCATCAGTTTCAACCTTTATTTTACCAGGTGGCTACTTCCGGCATAGAGCCCAGTTCCATATCTTTTCCCGTTCGAAAGATCTTTCAAAAAAATACGAATCTTCATTTCAGACAAACTCAGTTATTAGAGGTTTTACCTGATGAAAAGAAGATTCTGACCGAAAATGGAGAGCTTAGTTATGATCATTTGGTAATTGCAACAGGTGTAAGTACCAATTATTTTGGTTCTGCCAATCTTGAACGTTATGGTTTGCCTATGAAAACGACAGCGGAAGCAATCAATCTTCGAAATCGTATTCTGGCCTCTTTTGAAAAAGCGATATTGACAGAAGACGTAAACGAGCATACAAAACTGATGTCGGTTGTTATTGTGGGGGGAGGTCCAACAGGTGTGGAACTATCAGGGGCTATTGCTGAGATGAGACGTTTTGTATTGCCCAAGGATTATCACGAGCTGGACTTTAGTAAAATGAAGATTTTATTGTACGAAGCGGGTCCTCGCTTGTTAAATGGGATGTCTGAAAAATCGGGGTTAAAAGCACTTGAGTTTTTAAAGGAGTTGGATGTGGAAGTGCATCTGAATACGCGAATTGAGGATTATGATGGAGAAAAAATAAGTCTTTCTGATCAGACTGAAGTCTTTGCCACAAATCTTTTATGGACAGCCGGAGTAAGTGGAAAATACATCAAAGGAATATCAAAAGAAACATATACGCCATCAAATCGATTAGTGGTGGATTCTAACAATCAGGTAATTGGATTGGATGGAGTTTACGCAGTTGGTGATATTGCATGCGTTTCGGATGATAAAGAATATGAACGAGGTCATCCACAGGTTGCACAGGTTGCCATACAGCAGGCCGATAATCTTGCTGATAATCTGATGAGTATCAAGCAAAAACCTTTTAAATATAAAGATAAGGGAAGTTTGGCCACTATCGGACGTAACATGGCTGTTGCCGATTTACCAGGAATGAAATTTTCAGGATTTATCGCCTGGGTACTTTGGCTTTTTGTGCATTTGATGGCAATTGTAGGTGTTAAAAACAGGTTCTTTATTTTTGTTAACTGGGCACAGAGTTACATTTGGCGCGATCAATCGTTACGAATTTTGATTGCACCCTATAACAGAAATAAAAAGAAATCCACTAACCAACAATCGGTAAGTGCTAGCTAG
- a CDS encoding ATP-dependent 6-phosphofructokinase, with amino-acid sequence MGKDKKRVGILTAGGDCPGINAAIRGVGKTAIVKYGMEVVGISNGFSGLVDMDVAVMEEKALSGIITVGGTILGTSRLKPFKPEEGELVAEKPNIIKENYEKLGLDALVCIGGNGTQKTANLLAKEGLNVVGIPKTIDNDVWGTDVTFGFDSAVGIATEAIDRLHTTANSHKRVMVIELMGHHAGWISLYSGIAAGGDVILLPEIEYDLDHVAECLMARSRVGKPYSIVVVAEGIEHPKKKSAASYISKKIQKMTGLETRETILGYIQRGGSPSAQDRVLATRYGAHAADLIHRGEFGTMVSLKNDTITSVPLDEVGGNLRLVNPDHYLIQQGRSMGVCFGT; translated from the coding sequence ATGGGAAAAGATAAAAAAAGGGTTGGTATACTTACAGCAGGTGGCGATTGTCCGGGTATAAATGCTGCCATCAGGGGAGTTGGTAAAACAGCTATCGTTAAATATGGAATGGAGGTAGTTGGTATTTCCAATGGCTTTAGTGGATTGGTTGATATGGATGTGGCAGTCATGGAAGAAAAAGCTCTTTCAGGTATTATAACTGTAGGTGGAACTATTTTAGGAACTTCCAGATTAAAACCATTTAAACCGGAAGAAGGGGAGTTGGTGGCTGAAAAGCCCAATATAATAAAAGAAAACTACGAAAAGCTGGGATTAGATGCATTGGTGTGCATTGGAGGAAATGGTACCCAGAAAACGGCTAATTTGCTTGCAAAAGAAGGATTGAATGTAGTGGGTATACCCAAGACGATTGATAATGATGTTTGGGGTACTGATGTAACCTTTGGTTTTGATTCGGCGGTAGGTATTGCTACCGAGGCGATTGACCGGTTACATACCACTGCCAACTCGCATAAACGAGTTATGGTTATTGAACTGATGGGTCATCATGCCGGTTGGATTTCATTATATTCCGGAATTGCTGCCGGAGGTGATGTTATTCTGCTTCCGGAAATAGAATACGATCTGGATCATGTTGCTGAATGTTTAATGGCTCGAAGCAGAGTTGGTAAACCCTATTCAATTGTAGTTGTAGCAGAAGGTATTGAACATCCTAAGAAAAAATCAGCAGCAAGTTATATCAGCAAGAAGATTCAAAAAATGACAGGCCTCGAAACCCGTGAAACAATATTGGGTTACATTCAACGAGGAGGATCGCCGAGTGCTCAAGACAGGGTTTTGGCAACCCGTTATGGAGCTCATGCTGCCGATCTTATTCATCGTGGAGAATTTGGCACTATGGTTTCGTTGAAAAATGATACTATTACTTCTGTTCCTTTAGATGAAGTTGGTGGTAACCTGCGTTTGGTTAATCCTGATCATTACCTGATTCAACAGGGTAGAAGTATGGGTGTTTGTTTTGGAACCTGA
- a CDS encoding universal stress protein: MVRIYVPVNFSEYSVNAIDYAMTLAQKLDVDITLLHCTHAYNEDTESVLNDQQIKENFQELLQKYKNHLSDNLRVHARHVNGYPEDILVELSEKEEPDVIVMGTRSKGETIKELLGSVTSDVIKNAKVPVLAVPAESTIDLNRISHILFVTDFGDQDYRSIHKLIKLVTPFNTLIHAVHFATSDPDRWDKKRLEEMRLYCSETYRKYKMEFEFITGDDFIASLDDYIGRNKIDLIAMTRRKRNMISKIFHPSITRKILFHTDVPLLVFHE; encoded by the coding sequence ATGGTTAGAATATATGTGCCGGTAAATTTCTCGGAATATTCAGTTAATGCTATTGATTATGCAATGACTCTGGCACAAAAACTGGATGTTGATATTACCCTTTTGCATTGTACACATGCCTATAATGAGGATACGGAGAGTGTTCTTAATGATCAGCAGATAAAAGAGAATTTCCAGGAGCTTCTTCAAAAGTATAAAAATCATCTTTCTGATAATCTTAGGGTTCATGCTCGTCATGTAAATGGATACCCTGAAGATATATTGGTAGAACTTAGTGAAAAGGAAGAGCCGGATGTTATTGTGATGGGAACCCGAAGTAAAGGAGAGACCATTAAAGAACTGTTAGGTAGTGTAACCAGTGATGTTATTAAAAATGCAAAGGTGCCAGTCCTCGCTGTTCCTGCCGAGTCAACCATCGATTTGAACAGAATCAGTCATATATTATTTGTTACTGATTTTGGTGATCAGGATTACCGTTCCATTCATAAATTAATTAAGCTGGTTACGCCATTTAATACGCTAATTCATGCTGTCCATTTTGCTACATCCGATCCTGACAGATGGGATAAAAAACGTTTGGAAGAAATGCGATTATATTGTTCCGAAACCTATCGCAAATACAAAATGGAGTTCGAATTTATAACGGGTGATGATTTTATTGCTTCCCTTGATGATTATATAGGCAGGAATAAAATTGATCTGATTGCTATGACAAGGAGAAAACGTAATATGATTTCAAAGATATTTCATCCCAGTATTACCAGAAAAATTCTGTTTCATACGGATGTTCCACTATTAGTATTTCATGAATGA
- a CDS encoding glycosyltransferase, giving the protein MSYHIVKITSYYKDFLSYYYQLHPQIVNKSYKEQLQHLMQQRFAWSDAYSEAFKTLGNKSDEIVANAQILQKQWAKENQLSSADEIDILIAQLSNLKPDVIWLQDSYSFNGELIETIKRKVPSIKLAIGNCCSPISPKYYKDFQSFDFITVCAPHFKHLLESEGLPECIAVPHAFDDRILNDINYDKKPEYDFLFTGSIILDQNFHKERIAFIESLLQDRININLLINLNQNSSKGLRARQAGYIITKTLDTIRLKSLYQTINPLIKVSKLEHFPTSSKVSKQLQEQIKNPVFGLQMFQALSDSKIAFNIHGDIAANFAANLRMYEATGIGSCLLTDWKPDINKYFTDDSEIVTYKSFDEAKDKIKYLLDHPEELEKIAKNGQARTLNEHTFINRASIIDEKINLLLAH; this is encoded by the coding sequence ATGAGCTATCACATTGTCAAAATCACTTCATACTATAAAGATTTTCTTTCCTACTATTATCAATTACATCCACAAATAGTTAATAAGAGTTATAAAGAGCAGCTACAACATCTAATGCAACAACGTTTTGCTTGGTCTGATGCATATTCAGAAGCTTTTAAAACACTTGGCAATAAAAGTGATGAGATTGTTGCCAACGCTCAAATTCTGCAAAAACAGTGGGCTAAAGAAAACCAACTTTCCTCTGCTGATGAAATCGATATTTTAATTGCACAACTCAGTAATTTGAAACCAGATGTAATTTGGTTGCAGGATAGTTATTCATTTAATGGGGAACTGATTGAAACGATTAAAAGAAAAGTGCCAAGCATTAAACTAGCCATTGGTAATTGTTGTTCACCTATCTCCCCGAAATACTACAAAGATTTTCAATCATTTGATTTTATTACTGTTTGTGCGCCTCACTTTAAGCATTTATTAGAGTCAGAAGGATTACCGGAATGCATTGCAGTACCGCATGCCTTTGACGACAGAATCTTAAATGATATTAACTACGATAAGAAGCCTGAATATGACTTTTTATTTACCGGTTCCATTATTTTAGATCAGAATTTTCATAAAGAACGGATAGCCTTTATTGAGTCATTATTACAGGATAGGATAAATATTAATCTACTAATTAATTTAAATCAGAATTCATCAAAAGGATTAAGAGCAAGGCAAGCAGGATATATAATAACAAAAACTTTAGATACAATTAGATTAAAATCATTATATCAAACGATTAATCCACTTATAAAAGTAAGTAAGTTAGAACATTTCCCAACATCATCCAAGGTTTCTAAACAATTACAGGAACAGATTAAAAATCCTGTTTTTGGATTACAAATGTTTCAGGCGCTATCTGATTCAAAAATTGCATTTAATATTCATGGAGATATTGCTGCTAATTTTGCCGCTAACCTTAGAATGTATGAAGCAACAGGTATTGGGAGCTGCCTTTTGACAGACTGGAAACCTGACATCAACAAATACTTTACTGACGACTCAGAGATTGTTACCTATAAATCATTTGATGAAGCAAAGGATAAAATCAAGTATTTGCTTGATCATCCTGAAGAACTGGAAAAGATTGCAAAAAATGGACAAGCAAGAACATTAAATGAACACACTTTCATTAACAGAGCAAGCATAATAGATGAAAAAATAAATCTATTACTAGCCCATTAA
- a CDS encoding permease-like cell division protein FtsX, translating into MAQSKQISSGKKLRSSYVTTTISIALVLFLLGIIGLLSLNAQRLSHYVKENIGFTVMVKDNAREAEVKRLEKMLATSPFVKQTEYIDKERAAKELKEELGEDFVAFLGYNPLLSSIEVKLYAEYAHPDSIAGVESMIMEFPQVKEVLYQKNLIHLVHKNVNRISLVLLVFAVMLLLIAVALINNTIRLSVYSKRFLIRTMQLVGATKSFIRQPFLVTSILHGFIGAVLAIVLLSGLIYATNHELAGVVGFQNIDLIMILFGIVIICGVLITLLSTFFAVNKYLNLSTDDLYF; encoded by the coding sequence ATGGCGCAGTCAAAACAAATATCAAGCGGTAAAAAACTTCGTAGTTCGTATGTAACTACAACCATTAGTATTGCACTGGTTCTTTTTCTATTGGGAATTATTGGTTTGCTGTCACTTAATGCCCAGCGTTTATCTCATTACGTTAAAGAAAATATTGGATTCACTGTGATGGTTAAGGATAATGCAAGAGAAGCGGAAGTTAAACGTTTGGAGAAAATGTTGGCAACCTCACCTTTTGTAAAGCAGACTGAATACATTGATAAAGAACGGGCAGCTAAAGAACTTAAAGAAGAACTGGGTGAAGATTTTGTTGCCTTCTTAGGTTACAATCCTTTATTGTCGTCAATCGAAGTAAAGTTATATGCCGAATATGCTCACCCTGATAGTATTGCCGGGGTAGAAAGTATGATAATGGAGTTTCCTCAGGTGAAAGAAGTTTTATACCAAAAGAATCTGATTCATCTGGTGCATAAAAACGTAAATAGAATTTCTCTTGTTCTGCTGGTGTTCGCAGTAATGTTACTTTTGATTGCAGTAGCTCTGATAAATAATACGATTCGATTATCAGTTTATTCTAAAAGATTTTTGATTAGAACAATGCAGTTGGTGGGGGCAACCAAAAGTTTTATACGTCAGCCATTTTTGGTAACCAGTATACTGCATGGTTTTATTGGTGCTGTATTGGCAATTGTGCTATTATCCGGGCTTATTTATGCAACTAATCATGAATTGGCTGGGGTGGTTGGATTCCAGAATATTGATTTGATTATGATCCTGTTTGGAATTGTAATAATATGCGGGGTACTTATCACTCTGTTATCTACGTTTTTTGCGGTTAATAAATATTTAAACCTAAGTACTGACGATTTATATTTTTAA
- the queA gene encoding tRNA preQ1(34) S-adenosylmethionine ribosyltransferase-isomerase QueA: MKLSKFKYKLPEELIALHPAPNRDESRLMVLNRKEKTIEHKIFKDVIDYFDNEDVMVFNNTKVFPARLYGNKEKTGAEIEVFLLRELNREQRLWDVLVDPARKIRIGNKLYFGDDDTLVAEVIDNTTSRGRTLRFLYDGPYDEFKSMLYGLGETPLPKIINREVVPEDRERYQTIYAKHEGAVAAPTAGMHFSRELMKRLEIKGTDFAEVTLHVGLGNFRQVDVEDLTKHKMDSEQIFITEDATEVINAGKDKKKRVCAVGTTVMRTLESSVSTFGHVKPFEGWTNKFIFPPYDFQVANSMITNFHLPLSTLLMMVAAFGGYDFVMEAYKVAVKEKYRFGTYGDAMLII; this comes from the coding sequence ATGAAGCTGTCGAAGTTTAAATATAAATTACCTGAAGAATTAATTGCTTTACATCCTGCTCCAAACAGGGACGAATCTCGTTTAATGGTTTTGAATCGCAAGGAAAAAACGATTGAGCACAAAATATTTAAGGATGTAATCGATTATTTCGATAATGAGGATGTTATGGTGTTTAATAACACCAAAGTTTTTCCTGCCCGTTTATATGGAAACAAAGAGAAAACTGGAGCTGAAATTGAAGTATTTCTGTTAAGAGAATTAAACCGTGAGCAACGTCTTTGGGATGTTCTGGTTGATCCGGCTCGTAAAATACGTATTGGTAATAAATTATATTTCGGCGATGATGATACATTGGTGGCTGAAGTAATTGATAATACAACTTCACGCGGTCGTACTTTGCGTTTCTTGTACGATGGACCATACGATGAGTTTAAATCGATGTTATATGGTTTAGGAGAAACTCCACTTCCAAAAATTATCAATCGTGAGGTTGTTCCTGAAGATCGCGAACGTTATCAAACAATTTATGCCAAGCATGAGGGAGCTGTTGCTGCACCAACAGCAGGTATGCACTTTAGTCGTGAGTTGATGAAGCGCCTTGAGATTAAAGGAACTGATTTTGCTGAAGTTACTCTGCATGTTGGATTGGGTAATTTCCGTCAGGTTGATGTAGAAGATCTTACCAAGCATAAAATGGATTCAGAGCAAATCTTTATCACTGAAGATGCAACTGAAGTCATCAATGCCGGAAAGGATAAGAAAAAAAGAGTTTGTGCTGTAGGTACAACAGTAATGCGTACCCTTGAAAGTTCAGTTTCAACTTTTGGTCATGTTAAACCATTTGAAGGATGGACGAATAAGTTTATTTTCCCTCCATATGATTTTCAGGTTGCTAACAGTATGATTACAAACTTCCATTTACCTTTATCGACCTTGTTAATGATGGTTGCTGCATTTGGAGGATATGATTTTGTTATGGAAGCCTATAAAGTAGCCGTTAAAGAAAAGTATCGTTTTGGAACGTATGGCGATGCGATGTTAATTATTTAA
- the truB gene encoding tRNA pseudouridine(55) synthase TruB, protein MEYTAEYFQAGQVLLIDKPLEWTSFDVVNKIRYSLKRYLNIKKIKVGHAGTLDPLATGLVVVCTGKATKQIEQFSGLDKQYIADVELGSTTPTYDKESDPDAVYSWEHITEELVSEKLELFKGDIEQMPPIYSALKINGVKAYDLARKGKDVELKARRINISKLELLEFNEKHLRLDVSCSKGTYIRSLAYDLGVALHSGAHLSGLIRTRIGDYQLKDAISIFDFEKKLASFATN, encoded by the coding sequence ATGGAGTATACAGCTGAATATTTTCAGGCAGGTCAGGTCTTGCTGATAGATAAACCTTTGGAATGGACATCATTTGATGTTGTGAATAAAATAAGATATTCTCTTAAACGATATCTGAATATTAAAAAAATAAAAGTAGGACATGCAGGAACTCTAGACCCATTGGCTACAGGTTTAGTTGTTGTATGTACAGGTAAAGCAACCAAACAGATTGAGCAGTTCTCGGGATTGGATAAACAATATATTGCTGATGTGGAACTGGGAAGTACAACTCCAACCTATGATAAAGAGTCTGATCCGGATGCAGTGTATAGTTGGGAGCATATTACAGAAGAACTGGTAAGCGAAAAACTTGAGCTATTTAAAGGCGATATAGAACAGATGCCACCTATTTATTCAGCATTAAAAATAAACGGTGTGAAGGCTTATGATTTAGCCAGAAAAGGTAAAGATGTTGAATTAAAGGCGAGAAGAATTAATATCAGTAAACTTGAATTACTGGAATTTAATGAAAAGCATTTAAGATTAGATGTTAGCTGTAGTAAAGGAACCTATATCCGTTCACTGGCCTATGATCTGGGTGTTGCACTTCACTCAGGTGCTCATTTATCAGGATTGATTCGAACGAGAATTGGTGATTATCAGTTAAAAGATGCGATTTCTATCTTTGATTTTGAAAAAAAATTAGCGTCCTTTGCAACAAATTAG
- a CDS encoding phosphoadenylyl-sulfate reductase, which yields MTGEEIKKLNEELSNASAQEVIKYFAERFGDKIALSSSLGAEDQVLTQMLVEVSPETKIFTLDTGRLFPETYDLIDRTSRKYKKNIQVYFPKKKKVQKMVNEKGINLFFESVENRKECCFVRKIEPLQRAFKGLDAWICGLRAGQSVTRKDIEVVEWDENNNLLKINPLASWSEEQVWDYIKEKKIPYNILHDKGYPSIGCQPCTRAIMEGEDVRAGRWWWENPDTKECGLHKR from the coding sequence ATGACTGGTGAAGAAATAAAGAAACTGAATGAAGAACTGAGCAATGCAAGTGCTCAGGAAGTAATCAAGTATTTTGCAGAACGTTTTGGCGATAAAATTGCATTGTCATCAAGTTTGGGTGCCGAAGATCAGGTGCTTACTCAGATGCTTGTTGAGGTTAGCCCGGAAACTAAAATATTTACCTTAGATACTGGCCGTTTATTTCCTGAAACCTATGACCTGATTGATCGGACTTCAAGAAAATATAAAAAGAACATTCAGGTTTATTTTCCAAAAAAGAAGAAGGTTCAAAAAATGGTGAATGAAAAAGGCATCAATCTTTTCTTCGAAAGTGTCGAAAATCGTAAAGAATGTTGTTTTGTTCGTAAGATTGAGCCATTACAGAGGGCCTTTAAAGGTTTGGATGCATGGATTTGTGGGTTAAGAGCAGGTCAGTCTGTTACACGTAAAGATATTGAAGTAGTTGAATGGGATGAGAATAATAATTTGCTTAAGATAAATCCTTTGGCAAGCTGGAGTGAAGAACAGGTTTGGGACTACATCAAAGAAAAGAAAATACCATACAACATTCTGCATGATAAAGGATACCCAAGTATTGGTTGTCAGCCTTGTACACGTGCTATCATGGAAGGTGAAGATGTAAGAGCTGGTCGCTGGTGGTGGGAAAATCCTGACACTAAAGAATGTGGATTACACAAAAGATAA